A single genomic interval of Danio aesculapii chromosome 5, fDanAes4.1, whole genome shotgun sequence harbors:
- the nanos2 gene encoding nanos homolog 1, with product MMQSESQQSVPAADGCFLMWRDYMDLRRTLSQLLLEHRDDERAAVSVVPAEGFIRTGSSSSFSGSSCTLSSSSQDLRYTRDSCGFCRQNGETAQIYRSHRLKARDGRVLCPILRSYVCPLCSATGDRAHTRYYCPRRNITKKTNSF from the coding sequence ATGATGCAGTCCGAGAGTCAGCAGAGCGTCCCCGCGGCCGACGGCTGTTTCCTGATGTGGCGGGACTACATGGACCTGCGCCGGACTCTGTCGCAGCTTCTGCTGGAGCATCGCGATGATGAGCGGGCGGCTGTGAGTGTGGTGCCCGCGGAGGGTTTCATCAGGACCGGCTCCTCCAGCAGCTTCTCTGGCAGCTCCTGCACACTCTCCTCTTCCAGTCAGGACCTGCGGTACACGCGTGACTCCTGTGGCTTCTGCAGGCAGAACGGAGAGACTGCGCAGATTTACCGGAGCCACAGACTTAAGGCCAGGGACGGACGCGTTCTGTGTCCGATACTGAGGAGCTACGTGTGCCCGTTATGCTCGGCCACCGGGGACCGCGCGCACACCCGCTACTACTGTCCGCGGAGAAACATCACAAAGAAGACCAACAGCTTCTGA